The following coding sequences are from one Collimonas arenae window:
- the glmM gene encoding phosphoglucosamine mutase — translation MTRKYFGTDGVRGRVGVAPITPDFVMRLGYAAGKVLAQAESAAAKPTVLIGKDTRVSGYMLEAALEAGFAAAGVDVMLAGPMPTPAIAYLTRALRLSAGVVISASHNPYEDNGIKFFSAQGNKLPDAVETAIEAALDLPMDCVTSDKLGKAKRLDDAAGRYIEFCKSTFPNELDLRGLTIVVDSAHGAAYHIAPFVFHELGAEVISIGNQPNGFNINAGFGATAPDALALAVRSNRADIGIALDGDADRLLMVDASGRIYNGDELLYVMVKDRMKTGPVKGAVGTLMTNMALEVAFRKMGVEFARAKVGDRYVLEMMKERGWNLGGEGSGHLLCLDKHTTGDGIVSALQVLSALKRHGQTLAELTADIALYPQTLINVKVSAGFDWKKNPAMVAEKEAVERELGENGRVLIRASGTEPLIRVMVEAKDADQAQATARRIADKVKV, via the coding sequence ATGACAAGAAAATATTTTGGTACCGATGGTGTACGCGGTCGTGTCGGCGTTGCGCCGATAACCCCTGATTTTGTGATGAGACTGGGCTACGCTGCCGGCAAGGTGTTGGCGCAAGCCGAGTCCGCGGCGGCCAAGCCGACTGTATTGATCGGCAAGGACACGCGCGTTTCCGGCTACATGCTGGAGGCCGCATTGGAAGCTGGCTTTGCCGCGGCCGGAGTTGACGTGATGCTTGCAGGGCCGATGCCAACGCCGGCGATTGCTTATTTGACACGGGCTTTGCGTCTGTCGGCTGGGGTCGTGATTTCCGCTTCGCATAATCCGTACGAAGACAACGGAATCAAATTCTTTTCGGCGCAGGGTAACAAATTGCCGGATGCGGTTGAAACGGCGATTGAAGCAGCCCTGGATTTGCCGATGGATTGTGTAACGTCTGATAAATTGGGCAAGGCAAAACGTCTGGATGACGCGGCAGGGCGCTATATTGAGTTCTGCAAGAGCACGTTCCCGAATGAGCTCGATCTGCGTGGTCTGACAATCGTGGTCGATAGCGCACACGGCGCCGCATATCACATTGCGCCATTCGTCTTTCATGAGCTGGGCGCCGAGGTCATTTCCATCGGTAACCAACCTAACGGATTCAATATCAATGCCGGTTTTGGCGCCACTGCGCCGGATGCGCTTGCGCTCGCGGTGCGTTCCAACCGCGCCGATATCGGAATCGCACTGGATGGCGATGCGGATCGCCTGCTGATGGTCGATGCAAGCGGTCGCATTTATAACGGCGATGAGCTGTTGTACGTGATGGTCAAAGATCGGATGAAGACTGGACCGGTCAAAGGTGCGGTTGGTACCCTGATGACCAATATGGCGTTGGAAGTGGCATTCCGTAAAATGGGTGTCGAGTTCGCACGCGCCAAGGTCGGCGACCGCTATGTGCTGGAAATGATGAAAGAGCGTGGCTGGAACCTCGGCGGCGAAGGATCGGGCCATCTGCTTTGCCTTGACAAGCACACAACCGGCGATGGCATCGTCTCTGCACTGCAAGTGCTGTCCGCATTGAAGCGCCACGGCCAAACACTGGCAGAGCTGACCGCTGATATCGCGTTGTATCCGCAAACTTTGATTAACGTGAAGGTCAGTGCGGGTTTCGATTGGAAGAAAAATCCGGCGATGGTCGCCGAAAAGGAAGCGGTTGAACGAGAACTTGGCGAGAATGGACGCGTGCTGATCCGCGCCTCCGGTACTGAGCCCCTGATTCGGGTGATGGTCGAGGCCAAGGATGCCGATCAGGCGCAGGCCACGGCGCGTCGTATTGCCGATAAGGTAAAGGTTTGA
- the ftsH gene encoding ATP-dependent zinc metalloprotease FtsH, giving the protein MNNMFSKAAIWVVIALVLFTVFKQFDGRGLASGAAPMAYSDFISEVRSGHITEAVIEDRSIVATTSDGKKVKTATTTLDRGLIGDLINNNVKFDVKQPEEPSFLQQIFISWFPMILLLGVWIFFMRQMQGGGKGGAFSFGKSKARMLDENSNSVTFADVAGCDEAKEEVSELVDFLRDPTKFQKLGGRIPHGVLMVGPPGTGKTLLARAIAGEAKVPFFTISGSDFVEMFVGVGASRVRDMFENAKKHAPCIIFIDEIDAVGRHRGAGMGGGNDEREQTLNQMLVEMDGFEANSGVIVIAATNRSDVLDKALLRPGRFDRQVVVGLPDIRGREQILNVHMRKVPISTDVKADILARGTPGFSGADLANLVNEAALFAARRAKRLVEMQDFEDAKDKIVMGPERKSAVMREEERRNTAYHESGHAVVAKLLPKADPVHKVTIMPRGFALGLTWQLPEHDRVNMYKDKMLEEIAILFGGRIAEEIFMHQMSTGASNDFERATKLARAMVTRYGMSETLGTMVYEDTEQDAYFGRMSAKTVSEATQQKVDAEIRSILDQQYALSRRLLEENKDKVEAMTKALLDWETIDADQINDIMEGLEPRLPKAGSSVRKTPSDNSSGGVSPNATAPA; this is encoded by the coding sequence GTGAACAATATGTTTTCCAAAGCCGCCATCTGGGTGGTTATCGCCCTGGTGCTTTTCACCGTGTTCAAGCAGTTTGATGGACGGGGACTAGCTAGCGGCGCCGCGCCGATGGCCTATTCCGACTTCATCAGTGAAGTACGGTCTGGGCACATCACCGAGGCGGTCATTGAAGACCGCAGCATTGTCGCTACCACTTCGGACGGCAAGAAGGTAAAGACCGCCACCACGACGTTGGATCGTGGCCTGATTGGCGATCTGATCAACAACAACGTCAAATTCGATGTCAAGCAGCCGGAAGAACCATCGTTCCTGCAGCAGATATTCATTTCCTGGTTCCCGATGATCCTGTTGCTGGGTGTCTGGATTTTCTTCATGCGCCAGATGCAGGGCGGCGGCAAGGGCGGTGCTTTCTCGTTCGGCAAGTCGAAAGCGCGCATGCTGGATGAAAACAGCAATTCGGTAACTTTTGCCGATGTCGCCGGTTGCGATGAAGCCAAGGAAGAAGTCTCCGAACTGGTGGATTTCCTGCGTGATCCGACCAAGTTCCAGAAGTTGGGTGGCCGCATTCCGCACGGCGTGCTGATGGTTGGCCCTCCAGGTACCGGTAAAACCTTGCTGGCCCGTGCGATTGCCGGCGAAGCCAAGGTGCCGTTCTTCACCATTTCCGGTTCGGACTTCGTTGAAATGTTCGTCGGTGTCGGCGCCTCTCGTGTGCGCGACATGTTCGAAAACGCCAAGAAGCACGCTCCTTGCATCATTTTTATCGATGAAATCGATGCAGTCGGTCGTCACCGTGGCGCCGGCATGGGCGGTGGCAACGATGAGCGCGAACAGACACTGAACCAGATGCTGGTCGAGATGGATGGTTTCGAAGCCAATTCCGGCGTCATCGTGATTGCTGCGACCAACCGTTCCGATGTGCTGGACAAGGCTCTGTTGCGTCCAGGACGTTTCGATCGCCAGGTCGTGGTTGGCTTGCCTGACATTCGCGGCCGTGAACAGATCCTGAACGTGCACATGCGCAAGGTACCGATTTCGACCGACGTCAAGGCCGACATTTTGGCGCGCGGTACTCCAGGCTTCTCTGGCGCCGATCTGGCCAACCTGGTCAACGAGGCGGCACTGTTTGCAGCGCGTCGTGCCAAGCGCCTGGTTGAAATGCAGGATTTTGAAGATGCCAAGGACAAGATTGTCATGGGTCCTGAGCGCAAGTCGGCAGTGATGCGTGAAGAAGAGCGCCGCAACACTGCGTACCATGAATCCGGCCATGCGGTGGTTGCCAAGCTGTTGCCGAAAGCCGATCCGGTGCACAAGGTCACCATCATGCCGCGTGGCTTTGCACTTGGCCTGACCTGGCAGTTGCCTGAGCATGATCGCGTCAACATGTACAAGGACAAGATGCTGGAAGAAATCGCCATCCTGTTCGGCGGCCGCATCGCGGAAGAGATTTTCATGCACCAGATGTCGACCGGCGCATCGAATGACTTCGAGCGCGCTACCAAATTGGCGCGCGCGATGGTGACTCGTTACGGCATGTCCGAAACCCTGGGCACGATGGTGTACGAAGATACCGAGCAAGATGCTTATTTCGGCCGTATGTCTGCGAAGACGGTATCCGAAGCCACCCAGCAAAAGGTGGATGCAGAGATCCGCAGTATCCTTGACCAGCAATATGCGCTGTCGCGTCGTCTGCTGGAAGAAAACAAAGACAAGGTCGAAGCAATGACGAAAGCGCTGCTGGACTGGGAAACCATCGATGCCGACCAGATCAACGACATCATGGAAGGTCTTGAGCCACGCTTGCCGAAGGCTGGCAGCTCGGTTCGGAAAACGCCTAGCGACAATTCGTCCGGCGGTGTTTCGCCGAACGCTACGGCGCCTGCCTGA
- the folP gene encoding dihydropteroate synthase, with protein sequence MQQYLQCGRYRLPLNTPESRPLVMGILNITPDSFSDGGRFHSLEFALSHAEQMIADGVDIIDIGGESSRPGSPALSLEDELDRVMPAIYALRDCGKPLSIDTYKPAVMREAIAAGADLINDINGFRAPGALEAVAESDCGLCVMHMQADPQTMQINPEYQDVVMQVIGFLKERVATLEQGGVARNRISIDPGFGFGKTLAHNVALLQSIGAIQDTLDLPLLAGMSRKSMLGELTGKPVERRLAGSLAAALAAVAQGAKIVRVHDVAETVDALKVWQAARR encoded by the coding sequence ATGCAACAGTATCTGCAATGCGGCCGCTATCGGCTGCCGCTCAACACACCGGAATCGCGGCCCTTGGTAATGGGCATTCTGAATATCACTCCCGATTCTTTTTCCGATGGCGGCAGGTTTCATTCGCTGGAGTTCGCGCTATCGCATGCCGAGCAGATGATCGCAGATGGCGTCGATATCATCGATATCGGCGGAGAGTCGAGTCGTCCTGGCAGTCCTGCACTGTCGCTGGAAGACGAACTGGATCGGGTCATGCCGGCAATCTACGCCTTGCGCGACTGCGGCAAGCCGCTGTCTATCGATACTTACAAGCCAGCTGTGATGCGTGAAGCAATTGCCGCCGGCGCCGATCTGATCAACGATATCAACGGCTTTCGCGCACCGGGCGCGTTGGAAGCTGTTGCCGAGAGTGATTGCGGCCTGTGCGTCATGCACATGCAGGCAGATCCGCAAACCATGCAGATCAATCCCGAATACCAGGATGTAGTGATGCAAGTTATCGGGTTCCTGAAGGAGCGCGTTGCAACACTGGAGCAGGGCGGTGTTGCGCGAAATCGCATCAGCATCGATCCAGGCTTTGGTTTTGGCAAGACATTGGCGCATAATGTTGCATTGTTGCAAAGCATTGGTGCAATTCAGGATACGCTGGATTTGCCTTTGCTGGCCGGCATGTCGCGCAAGAGCATGTTAGGTGAATTAACCGGCAAGCCAGTCGAGAGGCGGCTGGCAGGCAGCTTGGCGGCTGCTTTGGCCGCCGTTGCCCAAGGCGCCAAGATCGTCCGGGTACACGATGTCGCTGAGACGGTCGATGCGCTCAAGGTATGGCAGGCGGCGCGCCGGTAA
- the carB gene encoding carbamoyl-phosphate synthase large subunit, which produces MPKRSDLKSILIIGAGPIIIGQACEFDYSGAQACKALREEGYKVILVNSNPATIMTDPEMADVTYIEPITWQAVERIIAKEKPDAILPTMGGQTALNCALDLHRHGILEKYKVELIGASPEAIDKAEDRSKFKAAMTKIGLGSARSGVAHTMDESWAVQKELGFPVIIRPSFTMGGTGGGIAYNAEEFETICKRGLEASPTKELLIEESLIGWKEYEMEVVRDKADNCIIVCSIENLDPMGVHTGDSITVAPAQTLTDKEYQIMRNASLAVLREIGVDTGGSNVQFSVNPADGRMIVIEMNPRVSRSSALASKATGFPIAKIAAKLAVGFTLDELRNEITGGATPASFEPSIDYVVTKIPRFAFEKFPAADNHLTTQMKSVGEVMAIGRTFQESFQKALRGLEVGVDGMNEKTQDREVIEEELGEPGPDRIWYVGDAFAQGFTLEEVHQLTHIDPWFLSQIKEIVDIELWLESTQTLEALDRDTLFRLKQKGFGDRRLAKLLKTTDTDVRKKRLALNIRPVYKRVDTCAGEFSTNTAYMYSTYEEECESNPTNKKKIMVLGGGPNRIGQGIEFDYCCVHAALAMREDGYETIMVNCNPETVSTDYDTSDRLYFEPVTLEDVLEIVDKEKPYGVIVQYGGQTPLKLALDLEANGVPIVGTSPDMIDAAEDRERFQKLLHDLNLRQPPNRTARTEEDALRLAQEIGYPLVVRPSYVLGGRAMEIVHEQRDLERYMREAVKVSHDSPVLLDRFLNDAIEVDVDCLSDGNRTFIGGVMEHIEQAGVHSGDSACSLPPYSLAQATIEEIKRQTALMAKGLNVVGLMNVQFAIQQIDGKDVVFVLEVNPRASRTVPFVSKATGLQLAKIAARCMVGQSLDSQGIKGEVVPKYFSVKEAVFPFVKFPGVDTILGPEMKSTGEVMGVGKTFGEAFVKSQLGAGIKLPKSGKVFLSVKGSDKPRAVQVAKDLVALGFTVVATKGTAAAIGAAGVPVETVNKVVEGRPHVVDMIKNNEISLVINTVEEKRSAIVDSRAIRTSALAAHATTYTTIAGAEAAVEGMRHLDELHVYDLQGLHKTLH; this is translated from the coding sequence ATGCCTAAGCGTAGTGATTTAAAAAGTATTCTGATTATCGGCGCCGGCCCGATCATCATCGGCCAGGCTTGCGAGTTCGACTATTCCGGCGCACAGGCCTGCAAGGCGCTGCGCGAAGAGGGCTACAAAGTCATCCTGGTCAACAGCAACCCTGCGACCATCATGACCGACCCGGAGATGGCCGATGTGACGTACATCGAGCCGATCACCTGGCAAGCGGTTGAGCGCATCATCGCCAAGGAAAAGCCGGACGCGATCCTGCCGACCATGGGTGGTCAGACCGCGCTGAACTGCGCGCTGGACCTGCATCGCCACGGCATCCTGGAAAAGTACAAGGTTGAACTGATCGGCGCTTCGCCGGAAGCCATCGACAAGGCCGAAGACCGTTCCAAGTTCAAGGCAGCGATGACCAAGATCGGTCTCGGTTCGGCCCGTTCCGGCGTTGCCCACACCATGGACGAATCCTGGGCTGTGCAGAAGGAACTTGGCTTTCCTGTGATCATTCGTCCTTCGTTCACGATGGGCGGCACCGGCGGCGGTATCGCCTATAACGCGGAAGAATTCGAAACCATCTGCAAGCGCGGCCTGGAAGCCTCGCCGACCAAGGAACTGTTGATCGAAGAATCGTTGATCGGCTGGAAAGAGTATGAGATGGAAGTGGTGCGCGACAAGGCGGACAACTGCATCATCGTCTGCTCGATCGAAAACCTGGATCCGATGGGCGTGCATACCGGCGACTCGATCACGGTAGCACCGGCGCAGACCCTGACCGACAAGGAATACCAGATCATGCGTAACGCCTCGCTGGCGGTATTGCGTGAGATCGGCGTCGACACCGGCGGTTCCAACGTGCAATTCTCGGTCAACCCGGCCGATGGCCGCATGATCGTGATCGAAATGAATCCGCGCGTATCGCGCTCTTCGGCACTGGCTTCCAAAGCTACCGGTTTCCCGATCGCCAAGATCGCGGCGAAACTGGCGGTGGGCTTTACGCTGGACGAGTTGCGCAATGAAATTACCGGCGGCGCCACGCCAGCATCGTTCGAGCCTTCGATCGACTATGTGGTCACCAAGATCCCGCGTTTCGCGTTTGAGAAATTCCCTGCTGCCGACAATCATCTGACCACCCAGATGAAATCGGTAGGTGAGGTGATGGCGATTGGCCGCACCTTCCAGGAATCGTTCCAGAAGGCCTTGCGCGGCCTCGAAGTCGGCGTTGACGGCATGAACGAAAAGACGCAAGACCGCGAAGTCATCGAAGAAGAACTCGGCGAGCCGGGCCCGGACCGTATCTGGTATGTCGGTGATGCGTTCGCCCAAGGCTTCACGCTGGAAGAAGTGCATCAACTGACCCATATCGATCCGTGGTTCCTGTCGCAGATCAAGGAAATCGTCGATATCGAATTGTGGCTGGAAAGCACCCAGACGCTGGAAGCGTTGGACCGCGACACGCTGTTCCGCCTGAAGCAAAAGGGCTTTGGCGACCGTCGCCTGGCCAAGCTGTTGAAGACCACCGATACCGATGTGCGCAAAAAGCGCCTGGCGCTGAATATCCGTCCAGTCTACAAACGGGTCGATACCTGCGCCGGTGAGTTTTCGACCAACACGGCTTACATGTACTCGACCTACGAGGAAGAGTGCGAATCGAATCCGACCAACAAAAAGAAGATCATGGTGCTGGGCGGCGGTCCTAACCGTATCGGCCAGGGTATCGAATTCGATTACTGCTGCGTTCATGCGGCCCTGGCGATGCGCGAAGACGGTTACGAGACCATCATGGTCAACTGCAACCCGGAAACCGTGTCGACCGACTACGATACTTCCGATCGCCTGTATTTCGAGCCGGTGACGCTGGAAGACGTGCTGGAAATCGTCGACAAGGAAAAGCCATACGGCGTGATCGTACAGTACGGCGGCCAGACGCCTTTGAAGCTGGCGCTGGATCTCGAAGCCAACGGCGTGCCTATCGTCGGGACTTCGCCGGACATGATCGATGCTGCCGAAGACCGCGAGCGTTTCCAGAAGCTGCTGCATGATTTGAATCTGCGTCAGCCGCCTAACCGCACCGCGCGCACCGAAGAAGATGCCTTGCGCCTGGCGCAGGAAATCGGCTACCCACTAGTCGTGCGTCCATCGTACGTGCTGGGTGGCCGTGCCATGGAAATTGTCCATGAGCAACGTGATCTGGAGCGCTATATGCGTGAAGCAGTCAAGGTCTCGCACGATTCGCCAGTGTTGCTGGATCGCTTCCTGAACGACGCCATCGAAGTCGATGTCGATTGCCTGTCCGACGGCAACCGCACCTTCATCGGCGGCGTCATGGAGCATATCGAGCAGGCTGGCGTGCACTCCGGCGACTCGGCTTGTTCGCTGCCGCCGTATTCGCTGGCGCAGGCGACAATTGAGGAGATCAAGCGCCAGACTGCATTGATGGCCAAGGGCCTGAATGTCGTCGGCCTGATGAACGTGCAGTTCGCGATTCAGCAGATCGATGGCAAGGATGTTGTGTTCGTACTGGAAGTTAATCCGCGTGCGTCGCGTACCGTACCGTTCGTGTCCAAGGCAACTGGTTTGCAACTGGCCAAGATTGCAGCGCGCTGCATGGTTGGCCAGTCGCTCGACAGCCAAGGCATCAAGGGCGAAGTCGTGCCGAAATACTTCAGTGTCAAGGAAGCGGTATTCCCGTTCGTCAAGTTCCCCGGCGTCGACACGATCCTCGGGCCGGAAATGAAATCGACCGGCGAAGTGATGGGTGTCGGCAAGACTTTCGGCGAAGCATTCGTCAAGTCGCAGCTGGGCGCCGGCATCAAGCTGCCGAAGTCGGGCAAGGTGTTCCTCAGCGTCAAGGGTAGCGACAAGCCGCGTGCGGTGCAGGTTGCCAAGGACCTGGTGGCGCTTGGCTTCACGGTGGTGGCGACCAAAGGCACGGCTGCGGCGATCGGCGCTGCTGGCGTGCCGGTGGAAACCGTCAACAAGGTTGTTGAGGGACGTCCGCACGTAGTTGACATGATCAAGAACAATGAGATTTCATTGGTGATCAACACAGTCGAGGAAAAGCGTAGCGCCATCGTCGATTCTCGCGCAATCCGGACGTCGGCTCTGGCAGCGCATGCTACGACCTACACCACGATTGCCGGTGCGGAAGCGGCGGTTGAAGGCATGCGTCATCTGGACGAGTTGCATGTCTATGATTTACAAGGCCTGCATAAAACCTTACACTAA
- a CDS encoding DUF4149 domain-containing protein: MWVGSLWTIGGLVAPVLFTTLPDRVLAGTIAGNLFRIEAWLAVVCGLLLIMLFSYRTHDDSAPLRKTLLRLTLLMLVCNVLGYFCLQPFMASLREAAALTGGVMSDGARTQFGILHGASSGIYLIQGLLGVGLILKLRSLR, from the coding sequence ATGTGGGTCGGTAGTTTGTGGACGATAGGCGGCCTGGTTGCGCCGGTCTTGTTCACCACATTGCCGGATCGTGTGCTGGCGGGCACGATCGCCGGCAACCTGTTTCGCATTGAAGCCTGGCTGGCGGTAGTGTGCGGCTTGCTGCTGATCATGTTGTTCAGTTACCGCACCCATGACGACTCAGCCCCGTTACGCAAAACCTTGCTGCGCCTGACCTTGCTGATGCTGGTTTGCAACGTACTCGGCTATTTCTGCCTGCAGCCTTTCATGGCTAGCCTGCGCGAAGCGGCAGCCTTGACCGGCGGCGTCATGAGTGACGGCGCCAGGACGCAGTTCGGCATCCTGCATGGCGCTTCCAGCGGGATTTACCTGATCCAGGGCTTGCTTGGGGTTGGGCTGATCTTGAAACTGCGTAGCTTGCGCTAG
- the greA gene encoding transcription elongation factor GreA — MSSVPLTKHGAQLLKDELHHLKTKERQAVIKAIAEARAHGDLSENADYDAAKERQGFVEGRIADLEGKLGAAQIIDPATLDADGRVVFASTVDLEDLESGDKVTYQIVGTDEADIKLSKVSVTSPIARALIGKTAGDVVGVQAPSGIREYEILEVRYV; from the coding sequence ATGAGCTCAGTACCTCTTACCAAGCACGGCGCGCAATTGTTGAAAGATGAACTCCATCATTTGAAAACGAAAGAGCGTCAAGCTGTCATCAAGGCCATCGCGGAAGCGCGCGCACATGGCGATCTTTCGGAAAACGCGGATTACGATGCGGCGAAAGAGCGTCAAGGTTTTGTCGAAGGTCGGATTGCCGACCTGGAAGGAAAGTTGGGCGCCGCGCAGATTATTGATCCGGCAACCCTGGATGCGGATGGGCGCGTGGTGTTTGCCTCGACCGTCGATCTGGAGGACCTGGAGTCGGGCGACAAGGTCACTTACCAGATTGTCGGTACCGATGAGGCCGACATCAAGCTGTCCAAAGTTTCCGTGACCTCGCCAATCGCCCGTGCCCTGATCGGCAAGACGGCAGGTGACGTGGTGGGTGTGCAAGCGCCGTCCGGCATCCGCGAGTATGAAATCCTGGAAGTCCGCTACGTCTAA
- a CDS encoding winged helix-turn-helix domain-containing protein, whose translation MKYQTHILIVEDEPGIAELLRFTLDDAGFSCEIAYSANEARQAIIGVLPQAVLLDWMLPDTSGLALLQEWRGQPRSATLPVIMLTAKGMDEDKVRGLNAGADDYVTKPFSPKELIARIQALLRRKVPELGQSMLSLGLIRIDTDRYQVTVDNREVELDQAEFKLLRFLIAHPDRIFSRAQLLDKVWGDHTFIEERTVDVHIMRLRKSLGLAADYVKTVRGVGYKLNAEPAA comes from the coding sequence ATGAAATATCAAACTCACATTCTGATTGTCGAAGACGAGCCGGGCATTGCCGAGCTGTTGCGATTTACGTTGGACGACGCCGGTTTTTCCTGCGAAATCGCCTATAGCGCAAACGAGGCGCGCCAGGCCATCATCGGCGTGTTGCCGCAAGCCGTATTGCTGGACTGGATGCTACCGGATACTTCCGGCCTGGCGCTACTGCAGGAATGGCGTGGACAGCCTCGTAGCGCCACTTTGCCGGTCATCATGTTGACCGCCAAGGGGATGGACGAGGATAAGGTCAGGGGGCTCAATGCGGGTGCAGATGATTATGTCACCAAGCCATTTTCGCCAAAGGAGCTGATTGCCCGGATCCAGGCGTTGTTGCGGCGCAAAGTGCCTGAACTCGGACAAAGCATGCTGAGCCTCGGCCTGATCCGGATCGATACCGATCGCTATCAGGTTACTGTCGACAACAGAGAAGTGGAGTTGGATCAGGCCGAATTCAAATTGCTGCGTTTCCTGATTGCTCATCCAGACCGCATTTTTTCGCGCGCGCAGTTGCTCGATAAAGTTTGGGGTGACCACACGTTCATCGAAGAGCGCACCGTTGATGTCCACATCATGCGCTTGCGCAAGTCGCTCGGGCTTGCCGCCGACTATGTAAAAACCGTTCGAGGCGTAGGCTACAAGCTCAACGCCGAACCTGCGGCGTGA
- a CDS encoding RlmE family RNA methyltransferase, with amino-acid sequence MAKKKLNKNWLHDHINDPYVKLAQKEGYRARAAYKLKEIDELDKLIKPGQIIVDLGSTPGSWSQYARNKLAGQDGGGIHGMIIGLDILPMEPIADVHFIQGDFREAESLQRLERLLEGRKVDLVLSDMAPNLSGIAISDAARVEEIIDLAIEFAQQHMKPGGALLAKCFNGTGYNEVLMKFRQEFKTVASRKPKASRDKSSEIFLLGKILKNPR; translated from the coding sequence ATGGCAAAGAAGAAATTAAACAAAAACTGGCTACACGACCACATTAACGACCCTTATGTGAAGCTGGCGCAAAAAGAAGGCTACCGTGCACGGGCTGCTTACAAGCTAAAAGAAATCGACGAACTGGACAAGCTGATCAAGCCTGGCCAGATCATTGTCGACCTTGGATCTACCCCGGGCAGCTGGTCGCAATACGCCCGCAACAAGCTGGCCGGGCAGGATGGCGGCGGTATCCACGGCATGATTATCGGCCTGGATATCCTGCCGATGGAGCCGATTGCCGATGTCCACTTCATCCAGGGCGATTTCCGCGAAGCAGAGAGTTTGCAACGTCTGGAGCGTCTGTTGGAGGGGCGCAAGGTCGATCTGGTGTTGTCCGACATGGCGCCGAATTTATCCGGAATCGCCATCTCCGATGCGGCTCGGGTCGAGGAAATTATCGATTTAGCAATTGAATTCGCACAGCAACACATGAAGCCTGGCGGTGCGCTGCTGGCAAAATGCTTTAACGGTACCGGCTACAATGAAGTGTTGATGAAATTCCGTCAAGAGTTCAAAACCGTGGCCTCCAGGAAGCCGAAAGCCAGCCGCGATAAGTCGTCGGAAATCTTCTTGCTCGGAAAGATATTGAAAAATCCGCGATAG
- a CDS encoding GlcG/HbpS family heme-binding protein translates to MKSKHVLTLDDVKKIAAAAEAEALANRWAVTISIVDDGGHLLWLQRLDGAAPISAHIAPAKAKTAALGQRESKIYEDMINNGRFSFITAPNLEGLLEGGVPIVVDGQYLGAVGVSGVKSAEDVQIAKAGIAALSA, encoded by the coding sequence ATGAAATCGAAACATGTTTTGACACTCGATGACGTGAAGAAAATTGCAGCGGCCGCTGAAGCTGAGGCGCTGGCAAATCGTTGGGCCGTGACCATTTCGATCGTCGACGACGGCGGTCACCTGCTGTGGTTGCAACGCCTGGACGGTGCTGCGCCAATTTCGGCGCATATCGCACCAGCCAAGGCCAAGACTGCTGCTCTGGGACAGCGTGAATCGAAAATCTACGAAGACATGATCAATAACGGTCGCTTCTCGTTCATCACCGCGCCGAACCTGGAAGGCTTGCTGGAGGGTGGCGTACCTATCGTGGTCGACGGTCAATACCTGGGTGCGGTTGGCGTTTCTGGCGTGAAGTCGGCTGAAGATGTGCAAATTGCCAAGGCCGGTATCGCCGCGTTGAGCGCGTAA
- a CDS encoding YhbY family RNA-binding protein, with the protein MLKLTSAERSELRSQAHGLNPVVLISEDGLKPSLMKEIDLNLNAHGLIKVRVFGDDREARIAIYETICEKLGAAPIQHIGKLLVLYRPQKDAVKEHSETRGKGMREVTIVKPSPSGTKRPSVTKVMVKGNERVTQGGNIKRAKPRQKSSKKSALGR; encoded by the coding sequence ATGTTGAAACTTACATCTGCCGAGCGCAGCGAGCTCCGTTCCCAAGCCCATGGACTCAATCCAGTGGTCCTGATCAGCGAAGATGGCCTGAAACCGTCCCTGATGAAGGAAATCGATCTCAATCTGAATGCGCATGGCCTGATTAAAGTACGTGTATTCGGTGATGATCGCGAAGCACGGATTGCTATCTACGAAACCATTTGCGAGAAACTCGGTGCTGCACCGATACAACACATTGGTAAATTGCTGGTCCTGTATCGCCCGCAAAAAGATGCCGTCAAAGAGCACAGCGAAACTCGCGGCAAAGGCATGCGCGAAGTCACCATCGTCAAGCCAAGCCCGAGTGGCACCAAGCGGCCATCGGTCACCAAGGTCATGGTAAAAGGCAATGAACGCGTGACGCAAGGCGGCAACATCAAACGCGCCAAACCACGCCAGAAGAGCAGCAAGAAATCGGCATTGGGCCGCTAA